From Rhodamnia argentea isolate NSW1041297 chromosome 10, ASM2092103v1, whole genome shotgun sequence, a single genomic window includes:
- the LOC115739885 gene encoding uncharacterized protein LOC115739885, whose protein sequence is MALFSALLDRILSRWPFLLYAAAWTALLTATVAVASFSTEVAFVSAVSPSSSFTRECGGHNPEGMVRVPVDLPGAVVCLPAHLFSRSRVDMAVPPVFAAMVVAGSVFVVRALALGEEDEARSI, encoded by the coding sequence ATGGCTCTCTTCTCCGCCCTGCTTGACCGGATCCTCTCGCGGTGGCCGTTCCTCCTCTACGCCGCAGCGTGGACGGCTCTCCTGACCGCGACTGTCGCCGTGGCCTCGTTCTCGACCGAGGTGGCCTTCGTGTCAGCCGTTTCGCCGTCGTCCTCGTTCACGAGGGAGTGCGGCGGGCACAACCCAGAGGGCATGGTGAGGGTGCCGGTGGACCTGCCGGGGGCGGTGGTGTGCTTGCCGGCACACCTGTTCTCGAGGTCGAGGGTCGACATGGCAGTGCCGCCGGTGTTCGCGGCGATGGTCGTCGCTGGGTCGGTATTCGTGGTTAGGGCTTTGGCTTTGGGCGAGGAGGATGAGGCCCGTTCGATTTGA